The following proteins are encoded in a genomic region of Camelus ferus isolate YT-003-E chromosome 8, BCGSAC_Cfer_1.0, whole genome shotgun sequence:
- the PEX3 gene encoding peroxisomal biogenesis factor 3 isoform X1, producing MLRSTWNFLKRHKKKCIFLGTVLGGIYILGKYGQKKIREIQEREAAEYIAQARRQYHFESNQRTCNMTVLSMLPTLREALMQQLNSESLTALLKSRPSNKLEIWEDLKIISFTRSIVAVYSTCMLVVLLRVQLNIIGGYIYLDNAAVGRNGTTVLAPPDVQQQYLSSIQHLLGDGLTELITVIKQAVQKILGSVSLKHSLSLLDLEQKLKEVRDLVEQHKSSSWINNDGSKSLLCHYMMPDEETPLAVQACGLSPRDVTTIKLLNETRDMLESPDFSTVLSTCLNRGFSRLLDNMAEFFRPTEQDLQHGNSMNSLSSVSLPLAKIIPIINGQIHSVCSETPSHFVQDLLMMEQVKDFAANVYEAFSTPQQLEK from the exons ATGCTGAGATCTACGTGGAATTTTCTGAAACGTCACAAAAAGAAGTGCATCTTTCTGGGCACGGTCCTCGGAG gaATATATATCTTGGggaaatatgggcagaagaaaatcagagaaatacaagaaAGGGAGGCTGCAGAATACATTGCCCAAGCACGACGACAGTACCATTTTGAAAGTAACCAGAGAACTTGCAATATGACAG TGCTGTCCATGCTTCCCACACTGAGAGAGGCCTTAATGCAGCAACTCAATTCTGAGAGCCTTACAGCTCTGCTAAAAAGCAG GCCTTCAAACAAGCTAGAAATATGGGAAGATCTGAAGATAATAA gtTTCACAAGAAGTATCGTAGCTGTATATAGTACTTGTATGCTGGTGGTTCTTTTGCGAGTCCAGTTAAACATAATAGGAGGATATATTTACCTGGATAATGCAGCAGTTGGCAGAAATGGCACC aCAGTTCTTGCTCCCCCAGATGTCCAGCAGCAGTATTTATCAAGTATTCAGCACCTCCTTGGAGATG GCCTGACAGAATTGATCACTGTCATTAAACAAGCTGTGCAGAAGATTTTAGGAAG tgTTTCTCTTAAACATTCTTTGTCCCTTTTGGACTtggagcaaaaattaaaagaagtcaGAGATCTCGTTGAGCAGCATAAATCTTCTTCTTGGATTAATAATGATGGATCAAAGTCTTTGTTGTGCCATTATATGATGCCAGATGAAGAAACTCCATTAGCAGTTCAG GCCTGTGGGCTTTCTCCTAGAGATGTTACCACTATTAAACTACTCAATGAAACTAGGGACATGTTGGAAAG TCCAGATTTTAGTACAGTTTTGAGTACCTGTTTAAACCGAGGATTTAGTAGATTGCTGGACAATATGGCGGAATTCTTTCGACCTACTGAACAGGACTTGCAACATGGTAACTCCATGAATAG tctttccagTGTCAGCCTGCCTTTAGCTAAAATAATCCCAATAATAAATGGACAGATCCATTCAGTTTGCAGTGAAACACCTAGTCATTTTGTTCAG GATCTGTTGATGATGGAGCAAGTGAAAGACTTTGCTGCTAATGTGTACGAAGCGTTTAGTACTCCTCAACAACTGGAGAagtga
- the PEX3 gene encoding peroxisomal biogenesis factor 3 isoform X2, with translation MLRSTWNFLKRHKKKCIFLGTVLGGIYILGKYGQKKIREIQEREAAEYIAQARRQYHFESNQRTCNMTVLSMLPTLREALMQQLNSESLTALLKSRPSNKLEIWEDLKIISFTRSIVAVYSTCMLVVLLRVQLNIIGGYIYLDNAAVGRNGTTVLAPPDVQQQYLSSIQHLLGDGLTELITVIKQAVQKILGSVSLKHSLSLLDLEQKLKEVRDLVEQHKSSSWINNDGSKSLLCHYMMPDEETPLAVQACGLSPRDVTTIKLLNETRDMLESPDFSTVLSTCLNRGFSRLLDNMAEFFRPTEQDLQHGNSMNRIC, from the exons ATGCTGAGATCTACGTGGAATTTTCTGAAACGTCACAAAAAGAAGTGCATCTTTCTGGGCACGGTCCTCGGAG gaATATATATCTTGGggaaatatgggcagaagaaaatcagagaaatacaagaaAGGGAGGCTGCAGAATACATTGCCCAAGCACGACGACAGTACCATTTTGAAAGTAACCAGAGAACTTGCAATATGACAG TGCTGTCCATGCTTCCCACACTGAGAGAGGCCTTAATGCAGCAACTCAATTCTGAGAGCCTTACAGCTCTGCTAAAAAGCAG GCCTTCAAACAAGCTAGAAATATGGGAAGATCTGAAGATAATAA gtTTCACAAGAAGTATCGTAGCTGTATATAGTACTTGTATGCTGGTGGTTCTTTTGCGAGTCCAGTTAAACATAATAGGAGGATATATTTACCTGGATAATGCAGCAGTTGGCAGAAATGGCACC aCAGTTCTTGCTCCCCCAGATGTCCAGCAGCAGTATTTATCAAGTATTCAGCACCTCCTTGGAGATG GCCTGACAGAATTGATCACTGTCATTAAACAAGCTGTGCAGAAGATTTTAGGAAG tgTTTCTCTTAAACATTCTTTGTCCCTTTTGGACTtggagcaaaaattaaaagaagtcaGAGATCTCGTTGAGCAGCATAAATCTTCTTCTTGGATTAATAATGATGGATCAAAGTCTTTGTTGTGCCATTATATGATGCCAGATGAAGAAACTCCATTAGCAGTTCAG GCCTGTGGGCTTTCTCCTAGAGATGTTACCACTATTAAACTACTCAATGAAACTAGGGACATGTTGGAAAG TCCAGATTTTAGTACAGTTTTGAGTACCTGTTTAAACCGAGGATTTAGTAGATTGCTGGACAATATGGCGGAATTCTTTCGACCTACTGAACAGGACTTGCAACATGGTAACTCCATGAATAG GATCTGTTGA